One Triticum dicoccoides isolate Atlit2015 ecotype Zavitan chromosome 3B, WEW_v2.0, whole genome shotgun sequence genomic window, TAGAAAAGTTCCTGTATTAAAAAGTGTTAAGGGAATTGAAGAAAATGTTCGCCAAAATGTTATCGGTGAAGCAACAAAATGTTGTCATGGTCTTTAAAGAtaatgattttttttctcccgttgcaacgcatgggcctttTTGCTAGTAAGTGTAAAGAACAAATGACAAGACAAAACACCTTGCAAAGGTTCGACAATAACATCTCAGTATTATAGGAGTACAAGGTAAATCTTTCCAGGGCCCGACAGTCATTTGCTATGCAAAGTCTACGACTTCGCTATTCATAGACCCATAAACTCAGTTTTCATATATGGAAGCTAATTAGGGGTGCGGTACAGCTTGCCGAAAACATGGAGTACGGCAACGACGGCAATAAACCCTATGCTCATGATCAGAACAGCATTTGGGGACATCTTGCGCCCAGCAGCCTCATCGGTGTAGAACTGAAGCATTGTactggcaccaccaccaccacctccagcagcagcaccaccaccgGTGGTTCTACGTCGGCGCAGGCTTGCAGCTGCAGCTGCACTCCCTCTTGCAGGTGCGTCACCATTAGCCACCATCTTGTCTTACCTACCTACATGGAAGTGCAAGGTGCGATCAGAAGGATTGTAGCATTAGTATCATAACGGACCAAAACATACATGGTGTTGAAAATGATCAAACGGCATGCATCATCAGTAAGTTTGTTGGAGAAGTACACAGGTATATAAAAAATGAGACATAGTCATATGGCATCAAGTGGTGTCTCGCTACATCTTCTGTTGACTAAGAGAAGGGTAAATAAAGTGCTGCTTCCAAATGCTATGAAAATTACTAGTAAACGGTAACCTACAATATGGAACCAAAACGAAAATGCTGCTCAGAGCTATACTGAATTTTGTCGAATCCAATAATTTTGTAAGAATAAAATACTGATTTTTTTATCAACAAACGACTGAATTTGTTCCACAGTTAACTGACACTTGTTCAGTGTGGCGTGACACAAAATCCAATTATCAATCATCAATACACCAGGAGAATTAGTTTACATCATCTATACGCAACTTTATTGTCCTGAGAGTAAAGGGAAGAACAAATTTGATaagtactccctttgtaaataaatataagagcatTAGGCTGAGAACGGCAATATGGCGGACGAGCTCGCCTGCTCCTGGTACGCGGACGAATGGAGCAAGGTCGCGTGGCAGCTAGCAGTTCGTAGTATTAGCGCAGGAGACGGCAGACATACCAGGACCGCATGATGTACTGGTGGTACAGGTCCTACCGAACAAGGTGTTCCGTCCACGAATCACGGCGTCAGTCCAACAAGTGGTGGGGCCATTTAATACGACATCACAGGGTCGATTTCTGTTGTCGAACAGTAGCCATGGCGGCCTTGGCGGCTGACTGGAGTTCCTATCAGATCCGATCGACAGGTATGGTTTATGATCATCCCTACTAGATTGGAATATTAAGCATCTGTTGTATCCTGAGAAGGGTCGCCCCAATCCCTATGAACAGGTTCGCCGTCCCAGCCATGTACGGCGATGTGTTCTCAGTGGCCATCTAGCCGACACTAGAGATGGTTGAAGCTGAGGGAGGAGCAGTGGATGTGTTCGCACAGGGTAGTTCACATTCTAATGGATATGTGCTTTTCTTCAGAGTCTGATTTCGTTTCTACGGAAGCAGATGGCTTATGAAGTGCTCACCTGGAAAGGAAATCATGGTGACTACCCCAACCACATGTATGGGGGCATCCTGGAGTGATGATCTGCTGTTATAGAATATAAAAAGTCTGCCTTTCCGGTCTGGAAAGTGCAAACGAGTCACTCCGGACCAGACAAGTATCCTGATGGTTTGAGGTCGAAGTTATCTGTACGTATTCCCTGCCGAGCATGGTCCCTATCATCGTGTGAATGAACGCATGGCCTATGTTTAAGTGGTTTGTAATGGAGAGATGCTTTGCGTGTTTGTGAACTACAATTGTGGTATGGAGTGTTTCCGTGAGAACTGTGTG contains:
- the LOC119276086 gene encoding protein transport protein Sec61 subunit beta-like, which produces MVANGDAPARGSAAAAASLRRRRTTGGGAAAGGGGGGASTMLQFYTDEAAGRKMSPNAVLIMSIGFIAVVAVLHVFGKLYRTPN